The sequence below is a genomic window from Nocardia fluminea.
CAACCAGCGACGAGATTCGGACTGCCGCGCAGGGCGTCCAGAACATGCTCGAAGACTTCAAGAACGAAGTTGCGAAGTTTGTTGCCGAAAGCTGGGACGAAGGTGCCGCCTCCGAGGCGTTCCGCACCCTCCAGGCCACCTGGGACGCCGCCTCGGTGCAG
It includes:
- a CDS encoding WXG100 family type VII secretion target yields the protein MSTNISAQFGEVAATSDEIRTAAQGVQNMLEDFKNEVAKFVAESWDEGAASEAFRTLQATWDAASVQLQTTLDGAAKLVNTGNSDLQSTDTALAGLF